The Candidatus Kryptonium sp. genome contains a region encoding:
- the rseP gene encoding RIP metalloprotease RseP — protein sequence MEVIKTIFYFAITIGVLVLVHEFGHFIAAKLSKMRVEVFSIGFGARLIGKKIGETDYRISAFPLGGYVKISGMVDESLDTGFVGSKPEPYEFRSKPFYQKFFVITAGVIMNMLLAIFLFWLIFMVEGKKFRDVNEVGYVIPNSPAFEFGFKEGDKILKLNGKEINYWDDIIRIAFVDDLTKDLSFEVQRNGEKIVISIPREKIPEFSSEEVLGILPKYVETAVMAVEAGRPAEKVGIQPKDVIISANGEKIYSPAQLTSIIRASAGKELTLVIKRDNKTFEQKITPDPDGRIGIQIGAFYNGPVKKESYNPLEALLIGLRETYRISALTINGIKQLITGEIPVQKGIAGPIRIAKFATQSADIGFTAFLGFMAILSISLAFLNIFPFPGLDGGHLMILLIEGVIRRELSYKVKIAIQQVGIAILIILMIFVLYNDIVHF from the coding sequence ATGGAGGTCATAAAAACTATATTCTATTTTGCCATAACAATAGGAGTGCTTGTCCTTGTTCATGAATTTGGTCATTTCATAGCTGCGAAGCTTTCAAAAATGCGAGTGGAGGTTTTCTCAATCGGATTTGGAGCAAGATTAATCGGGAAGAAAATTGGTGAGACAGATTATAGAATTTCCGCTTTTCCTCTTGGTGGCTATGTGAAAATATCAGGAATGGTAGATGAAAGCTTGGATACTGGATTTGTAGGTTCAAAACCTGAACCGTATGAATTTAGAAGTAAACCTTTTTATCAAAAATTCTTTGTGATTACCGCTGGCGTTATAATGAACATGCTTCTTGCGATTTTTCTTTTCTGGCTTATTTTTATGGTTGAAGGGAAGAAATTTAGAGATGTAAATGAGGTTGGTTATGTCATTCCAAATTCACCTGCTTTTGAATTTGGGTTTAAAGAGGGAGATAAAATTCTAAAGTTGAATGGAAAAGAAATAAACTATTGGGATGATATAATAAGGATTGCTTTTGTTGATGATTTAACGAAAGATCTATCATTTGAGGTTCAACGCAATGGTGAGAAAATAGTTATATCTATTCCGCGAGAAAAAATTCCTGAGTTTTCGTCGGAGGAAGTTCTCGGGATTTTACCAAAGTATGTTGAAACAGCAGTGATGGCAGTTGAGGCAGGTCGCCCAGCTGAGAAGGTTGGAATTCAACCTAAGGATGTGATAATTTCAGCAAACGGTGAGAAAATCTATAGCCCAGCTCAACTTACATCAATAATAAGAGCAAGCGCTGGAAAGGAATTAACATTGGTGATAAAGCGAGATAACAAAACCTTTGAGCAAAAAATTACGCCTGACCCGGATGGCAGAATCGGAATACAGATCGGTGCTTTTTACAACGGTCCAGTGAAGAAGGAAAGTTACAACCCGCTTGAAGCTTTATTGATCGGTTTAAGAGAAACATATAGAATTTCAGCTTTAACCATAAATGGCATAAAGCAGCTCATAACTGGTGAGATTCCTGTTCAAAAGGGAATTGCCGGACCGATAAGAATCGCAAAGTTTGCAACTCAAAGTGCTGATATAGGTTTTACTGCCTTCCTCGGATTTATGGCGATTTTAAGCATAAGCTTGGCATTCCTAAATATATTTCCATTTCCAGGTCTTGACGGAGGGCATCTTATGATTTTATTGATTGAAGGGGTCATAAGGCGTGAACTTTCTTATAAGGTTAAAATAGCAATTCAACAAGTGGGTATCGCTATTTTGATAATTTTGATGATATTTGTGCTTTACAATGATATTGTGCATTTTTAA
- a CDS encoding FecR family protein: MGKDILKIGLILGFAALFFGFVNYVPTIAVVQLVKNKAYHKPPQIQDWKVAQKGTSLISGAMVKTEQKSFLLVKFLDGSFLRVGENTVLEIIAENPKGNYSRKVNIENGGVDFKVTKIKGKFEFTTPLSVATIRGTEGVLFSSFEADTLMVREGAVYLFNRFSNLSETVEEGEIGISTRAGEIVVREMTEGERERSEEIRRSVEKREIEIRGKTGEGREIRIKIKEK, translated from the coding sequence ATGGGGAAAGATATTTTAAAAATCGGTTTAATTTTGGGTTTTGCTGCTTTATTTTTTGGCTTTGTAAATTATGTTCCGACTATAGCGGTCGTTCAGCTTGTTAAGAATAAAGCATATCACAAACCACCTCAAATACAGGACTGGAAGGTTGCGCAAAAAGGAACCAGTCTTATATCTGGAGCGATGGTTAAAACAGAACAGAAATCTTTCCTTCTTGTTAAGTTTCTTGATGGAAGTTTTTTAAGGGTTGGGGAAAATACGGTGCTTGAAATTATAGCTGAGAATCCAAAGGGAAACTATTCACGAAAGGTCAACATTGAAAACGGTGGGGTTGATTTCAAGGTAACAAAAATTAAGGGTAAATTTGAATTCACAACTCCTCTGTCGGTTGCGACAATAAGAGGTACTGAAGGTGTTCTTTTCTCAAGCTTTGAAGCTGATACTTTGATGGTAAGAGAGGGAGCAGTTTATTTGTTTAATAGATTTTCAAATTTAAGTGAAACTGTTGAAGAGGGAGAAATTGGGATATCAACAAGAGCGGGGGAAATTGTAGTGAGAGAGATGACCGAAGGCGAAAGAGAAAGGTCTGAAGAAATAAGAAGATCTGTTGAAAAAAGAGAAATTGAGATAAGAGGTAAAACGGGGGAAGGAAGAGAGATCAGGATTAAAATAAAAGAAAAATAA
- a CDS encoding adenylate/guanylate cyclase domain-containing protein, with product MDKRARYDILKISLLVAFLSAVISFFTAEYIPVLKGVELKTIDLRFNYRGVVPNFADLSDVVIVSIDESSLDRAPDKWPWPRNYYARLLRNLKRAGAKIVAFDINFDSPDRDPQSDREFRKAIEEFGNVVLAGRETRGVVMKGKIVETKNLLRNIFIGTPGSQPGIVEILRDHDGVCRRYLPVFSVGDTIFPSFGTAVLLLYYGLTIDSIYDLPPKNPFENGTFKFGSLEIPKFDDKTWLINFAGPAGSFKYISFIDVLDDKEFKTKDELEYGDINTFDNPDYGLLYDNVFKDKIVIVGSAVPEFKGELSDLLPSPFVKDESNLMYGVEIHANAISTVLEQKFIAKTSGFVSFLIIFIFSLLSFVLSIAVRHLKVRFEIIAEIFGILSLFLLFAIWAYVTVLAFKVNLILPAISPVLGASVAYIGSVVYQYLTERKQKKIIKTIFSYYVHPSVVNQLISNPEVVRLGGEKREMTVLFTDLWNFTTISEAYPPEFIFNFLNEYFEVMTKVIFRYGGTLDKYIGDAIVAFWGAPIYYEDHALRACLCALKMQFELEKLRVKWEKEGKPLLYMRIGINTGEMIVGNIGGYGRFNYTVIGDSVNLGARLEAINKEFGTNIIISEYTYEKVKDYFNVREIGEITLKGKTKSVKIYELLDVLISEKKLIKIMD from the coding sequence ATGGATAAAAGAGCCCGATATGATATTTTAAAAATTTCTCTGTTAGTTGCTTTTTTAAGCGCTGTAATTTCGTTTTTCACTGCTGAATACATTCCCGTTTTGAAAGGGGTTGAATTAAAAACTATAGATTTACGATTTAATTACAGGGGTGTTGTTCCAAATTTTGCTGATTTATCTGATGTCGTTATTGTTTCAATTGATGAATCATCTCTTGATAGAGCTCCGGATAAATGGCCGTGGCCGAGGAATTATTATGCGAGATTATTAAGAAATCTTAAAAGAGCTGGTGCCAAAATTGTGGCTTTTGATATAAACTTTGACTCTCCCGATAGAGATCCTCAAAGTGATAGGGAATTCAGAAAAGCAATTGAAGAATTTGGAAATGTTGTTCTCGCGGGGCGCGAAACAAGAGGCGTGGTTATGAAAGGCAAAATTGTAGAAACAAAAAATTTATTAAGAAACATTTTCATCGGAACGCCAGGATCTCAGCCTGGAATAGTTGAGATTTTGCGCGATCACGATGGTGTCTGTAGAAGATATCTACCTGTTTTTTCGGTTGGGGATACGATTTTTCCGAGCTTTGGAACTGCGGTTTTGCTTTTATACTACGGATTAACAATTGATTCAATTTATGATTTACCGCCTAAAAATCCTTTTGAAAATGGAACTTTTAAATTCGGAAGTTTAGAGATCCCGAAATTTGATGATAAAACTTGGCTTATAAATTTTGCTGGACCTGCGGGAAGTTTCAAATATATAAGTTTTATTGATGTCCTTGACGATAAGGAATTCAAGACAAAAGATGAACTGGAGTATGGAGATATAAACACATTTGATAATCCTGATTATGGGCTTTTGTATGATAATGTTTTCAAAGATAAAATTGTAATCGTTGGAAGCGCAGTTCCAGAGTTTAAGGGTGAACTTAGTGATCTTTTACCGAGTCCGTTTGTAAAGGACGAAAGCAATCTAATGTATGGAGTTGAAATCCACGCAAATGCAATTTCAACCGTTCTTGAGCAAAAGTTTATTGCGAAAACTTCGGGGTTTGTTTCATTTTTGATAATTTTCATCTTTTCTCTTTTAAGTTTTGTTTTATCTATTGCGGTTAGACATTTGAAAGTTCGTTTTGAAATCATTGCAGAAATTTTTGGAATTTTAAGCTTATTTCTTCTTTTTGCGATATGGGCTTATGTCACTGTACTTGCTTTTAAAGTTAACCTAATTCTTCCAGCTATTTCCCCTGTTCTTGGGGCTTCTGTTGCGTATATTGGTTCGGTTGTTTATCAGTATTTAACTGAACGGAAACAGAAGAAAATTATAAAAACTATATTCAGCTATTATGTCCATCCATCGGTTGTGAATCAGCTTATTTCAAATCCTGAGGTTGTTCGTTTGGGTGGTGAAAAGAGAGAGATGACGGTTTTATTCACCGATCTATGGAATTTTACGACGATAAGCGAAGCATATCCACCTGAATTTATTTTCAACTTTTTGAATGAGTATTTTGAGGTAATGACAAAGGTAATTTTTAGATACGGTGGAACTCTTGATAAATATATTGGGGATGCAATTGTTGCTTTCTGGGGCGCACCGATCTATTACGAAGATCATGCGTTGAGGGCGTGTCTTTGTGCTTTAAAGATGCAATTTGAGCTTGAAAAATTGAGAGTTAAATGGGAAAAGGAAGGGAAACCTTTACTCTATATGAGAATTGGAATTAACACAGGAGAAATGATTGTTGGAAATATCGGTGGTTATGGTAGGTTTAATTACACAGTTATAGGGGATAGTGTAAACCTTGGGGCACGACTTGAGGCGATAAATAAAGAATTTGGGACGAACATAATTATAAGTGAATATACTTACGAGAAAGTTAAGGATTACTTTAATGTCAGGGAAATTGGCGAGATAACCTTAAAGGGAAAGACGAAGTCAGTGAAAATTTATGAACTTCTTGATGTTTTAATTTCAGAGAAGAAACTTATCAAGATTATGGACTGA
- a CDS encoding type III pantothenate kinase: MLLAIDIGNTHTVFGIYKDGELLHDWRVSSLITRTEDETWLLVKFFCNDANVNIEEITGVGISSVVPNLTDVFVWMSQKHFKTDPVIVSSDLDLGIKILYDDPSAVGADRLCNAVAGYTKYGGPVIIVDFGTATTYDVVSENGEYLGGVIAPGIETSAAELHRRAAKLPKIELHFPKSVIGTNTVSSMQSGIMYGAVDAMEGMIKRIKNIIGQHAKVIATGGLAKAIIEKTNVIDFYEPSLVLDGIYIIYNRVKNKVFSP; encoded by the coding sequence ATGCTTCTGGCAATTGACATAGGAAACACGCATACCGTTTTTGGAATCTACAAGGACGGGGAATTGCTCCACGATTGGAGAGTTTCAAGTTTGATAACAAGGACTGAGGACGAAACTTGGCTTTTAGTTAAGTTTTTCTGCAACGACGCAAATGTGAACATAGAAGAGATAACCGGCGTTGGGATCTCATCCGTTGTCCCAAATCTTACTGATGTCTTCGTTTGGATGAGCCAAAAACATTTCAAGACAGATCCAGTGATCGTTTCATCTGATTTAGATCTTGGAATAAAAATTTTATATGATGATCCAAGTGCAGTTGGAGCAGACAGGTTATGTAATGCGGTGGCAGGATATACAAAATATGGTGGTCCTGTGATCATCGTTGATTTCGGAACAGCGACAACTTACGATGTTGTTTCAGAAAATGGAGAATATCTCGGTGGAGTAATAGCACCTGGAATTGAAACAAGCGCAGCAGAACTCCACCGAAGAGCTGCAAAATTACCTAAAATTGAACTTCACTTCCCCAAAAGCGTCATAGGAACAAACACAGTTTCAAGCATGCAATCTGGAATAATGTACGGCGCTGTTGACGCAATGGAAGGGATGATAAAAAGAATTAAAAACATCATAGGTCAGCACGCAAAAGTTATCGCAACTGGTGGACTTGCAAAAGCGATAATAGAGAAAACAAATGTAATTGATTTCTACGAACCTTCACTAGTCCTTGACGGAATTTATATAATTTACAACAGAGTGAAAAACAAAGTTTTCAGTCCATAA
- a CDS encoding arsenate reductase ArsC — protein sequence MIKVLFLCTGNSCRSQMAEGLLRHFGDNKFEVFSAGTNPSFVHPLAIEAMKEIGIDISNHRSKSVNEFIDQNFDYVITVCDRAKEVCPNFPGQVRKIHWSFEDPAEARGTREERMKVFRKVRDEIKEHIIAFIKEIETKSQLENASGN from the coding sequence ATGATAAAAGTTCTATTTCTCTGCACTGGAAACTCCTGCAGAAGCCAAATGGCAGAAGGTTTATTGAGACATTTTGGCGACAACAAATTTGAGGTTTTCTCCGCTGGAACTAATCCATCATTTGTCCATCCACTTGCAATTGAAGCAATGAAAGAAATTGGAATAGATATCTCAAACCATAGATCAAAAAGCGTAAATGAATTTATTGATCAAAACTTTGATTATGTGATAACTGTTTGCGATAGAGCTAAGGAAGTATGTCCAAATTTTCCCGGGCAAGTTAGAAAAATCCACTGGAGTTTTGAAGATCCCGCCGAGGCAAGGGGAACAAGGGAAGAAAGAATGAAAGTTTTTAGAAAAGTTAGAGATGAAATTAAAGAGCATATAATTGCTTTCATAAAAGAAATTGAAACAAAATCTCAACTTGAAAATGCTTCTGGCAATTGA
- the trxA gene encoding thioredoxin TrxA, with protein sequence MAKKIIELNDQNFEDEVLKSDKLVLVDFWAEWCAPCRMIAPIVEEIANEYADRLKVGKLNVDYNPKTAMKYGIMSIPTLLLFQNGRVIEQIVGAMPKKNLLARLEKYLMPV encoded by the coding sequence ATGGCGAAAAAAATTATTGAACTCAATGATCAAAACTTTGAAGATGAAGTCCTTAAATCTGACAAACTCGTTCTCGTTGATTTCTGGGCTGAATGGTGTGCCCCTTGCAGAATGATCGCTCCAATAGTTGAGGAAATAGCAAATGAATATGCTGACAGATTAAAGGTCGGGAAACTAAATGTTGACTATAATCCAAAAACAGCAATGAAATATGGAATAATGAGCATTCCAACGCTCTTACTGTTCCAAAACGGTCGCGTAATTGAGCAAATAGTTGGAGCAATGCCAAAGAAAAATCTCCTCGCACGACTTGAAAAATATCTTATGCCAGTATAA
- the dnaE gene encoding DNA polymerase III subunit alpha, which produces MLQRCQTKGLIATMADFVHLHNHSHYSILDAISTIDGIIETAVQNKMQAVALTDHGVLFGALEFYIKAKEAGIKPIIGSEVYIVTEGSRFDKTKGSKEEESDLAVRNKKTHYKHLVLLAKNEIGWKNLIKLITIGHTEGFYYKPRIDLEVLEKYKDGLIALSACIGGVVSAHLVDGDYEGAKKMAMKFKELFGDDFYLEIQNHFIDKEQPVLQGMPRLSKELGIKLVATNDCHYIKQEHALPHNIFISIQDKNSVKDIYQLKYGTDQVYFKSAEEMYQAFKDFPEAIETTLEIADKCNLEIELGKNYLPHFPIPEDAEVKTPDEYLEKLALEGLQKRYKTITKEIEDRFRYELDVIKRMGFSTYFLIVHDFISQARKMGVAVGPGRGSAAGSIVSYALGITNIDPLKYGLLFERFLNPERVSMPDIDVDFADDKRELVIEYVKKKYGEKSVAQIVTFGTLSSRAVIRDVARVLGISLQTVDSITKNIPVHQGKPLPLSEALEQPELEWLKNTTDPKLKELVKYALILEGLNRHPSTHAAGIVIAPGDISDYVPLYQTPQTELMTQYDKDYLEKAGLLKVDMLGLRTLTVIVNTLKLIKQNYGIEINIDEIPLDDKKTYQLLGEGKTVGVFQFESFGMQEYLRRLKPTNIQDLAAMNALYRPGPMDMIDDYIERKHGRKPVEYLHPKLEPILKETFGIVVYQEQVMQIANQIAGFSLAKADLMRRAMGKKDKELMAKQRDEFIEGAVKNGIDRKTAEEIFDMLEKFASYGFNKSHAVAYAYLAYQTAYLKAHYPAEFMAATMSSELNNTDKIVQFIDDCRRMGIKVLPPDVNESNLDFTVIDQKTIRFGLGAIKNVGENAVNEIIRVRNEGGKFKNLFDFCARVDLRVVNKRAIESLIQAGAFDSLNCGHRAQLLKSIEIAMNYGEKVKVGMKNGQSDLFGFFSSEANVENYPPLPDVNPWSEMEKLSYEKNVLGFYVSGHPLMRYLDEVETFSTVKLGNVDSVTDGQIVRACGVITDMETKLDKNKNQMLIFELEDFTGKAECVAFSEVYKNYSRYLYIEGLVLIVGEAKKQGNSLRITVKEVYPLEEVRENFTYKIITFVDKNEPPEKVEKLTELIKNCDEGNCLIEIDVMDEGTITQRFEIPHAFINPSADLINGLRELFGEKSVKLIPK; this is translated from the coding sequence TTGCTTCAGCGGTGTCAAACAAAAGGATTAATAGCGACGATGGCTGATTTCGTGCATCTTCACAATCATTCCCACTATAGTATTCTTGACGCTATAAGCACGATTGATGGAATAATTGAAACAGCGGTTCAAAATAAAATGCAAGCAGTTGCATTAACTGATCATGGAGTTCTATTCGGAGCACTTGAATTTTACATCAAAGCAAAAGAAGCTGGAATTAAACCAATCATTGGAAGCGAAGTTTACATCGTTACTGAAGGTTCAAGATTTGATAAAACGAAAGGAAGCAAAGAAGAAGAATCCGATCTCGCTGTAAGAAATAAGAAAACACATTACAAACATCTCGTTTTACTTGCGAAAAATGAAATTGGATGGAAAAACCTAATCAAACTTATAACAATCGGGCATACAGAGGGATTTTACTATAAACCAAGAATTGATCTTGAAGTTCTTGAGAAATATAAAGATGGTCTCATAGCTCTATCAGCATGCATAGGTGGTGTTGTTTCAGCTCATCTCGTTGATGGGGACTATGAGGGCGCGAAGAAGATGGCAATGAAATTTAAAGAACTTTTCGGCGATGATTTTTATCTTGAAATTCAAAATCATTTTATAGATAAAGAACAACCCGTTTTACAAGGAATGCCACGCCTTTCAAAAGAGCTCGGAATAAAGCTTGTTGCAACGAACGATTGTCACTACATTAAGCAAGAACACGCGCTACCTCACAACATCTTTATATCAATTCAAGATAAGAACTCGGTAAAAGATATTTACCAACTTAAATATGGAACAGACCAGGTTTATTTTAAAAGCGCTGAAGAAATGTATCAAGCCTTCAAAGATTTCCCGGAAGCGATTGAAACAACGCTTGAGATAGCAGATAAATGTAATCTTGAAATTGAACTTGGCAAAAATTATCTTCCCCATTTTCCGATCCCCGAAGATGCGGAAGTTAAAACCCCCGACGAATACCTTGAAAAACTCGCCTTAGAAGGGCTACAAAAAAGATATAAAACGATAACAAAAGAAATTGAAGACAGGTTTAGATACGAACTTGATGTAATAAAGAGAATGGGCTTTTCAACATACTTTCTTATAGTTCACGACTTCATAAGTCAGGCGCGAAAAATGGGCGTCGCTGTTGGTCCAGGTCGCGGTTCTGCTGCAGGTTCAATAGTTTCTTATGCACTTGGAATTACAAACATTGATCCATTGAAATATGGCTTACTTTTTGAAAGGTTCTTAAACCCAGAGCGAGTTTCAATGCCAGATATTGATGTTGACTTTGCCGATGACAAAAGGGAACTTGTAATTGAATATGTTAAGAAAAAATACGGGGAAAAATCCGTCGCACAGATAGTCACATTTGGAACCCTTTCATCTCGTGCTGTAATAAGAGACGTAGCAAGAGTTTTGGGAATTTCACTTCAAACAGTTGACTCAATTACAAAAAATATCCCAGTTCATCAAGGCAAACCCTTACCATTAAGTGAAGCACTTGAGCAACCAGAGCTTGAATGGCTTAAAAATACAACTGACCCGAAATTAAAAGAACTTGTCAAATATGCACTTATTCTTGAAGGTTTAAACCGTCATCCATCAACCCATGCCGCTGGAATTGTGATCGCACCAGGAGATATAAGCGACTATGTCCCGCTTTATCAAACCCCGCAAACTGAATTAATGACTCAATACGACAAAGATTACCTTGAAAAAGCTGGACTTTTGAAAGTTGACATGCTTGGCCTAAGGACATTAACGGTTATAGTTAACACCTTAAAACTTATAAAGCAAAACTATGGGATTGAGATTAATATAGACGAGATACCACTTGACGATAAGAAAACATATCAACTTCTCGGCGAAGGCAAAACGGTTGGGGTTTTCCAATTTGAAAGTTTCGGGATGCAGGAATATCTAAGAAGATTAAAACCTACAAACATCCAAGACCTAGCTGCGATGAATGCTCTTTACAGACCTGGTCCAATGGACATGATTGACGATTACATTGAGCGAAAACACGGAAGAAAACCTGTTGAATACCTTCATCCAAAACTTGAACCAATTTTGAAAGAAACTTTCGGAATCGTTGTTTATCAGGAGCAAGTGATGCAAATTGCAAATCAAATTGCCGGATTTTCGCTTGCAAAGGCAGACCTTATGAGAAGAGCGATGGGCAAAAAGGACAAAGAACTTATGGCAAAGCAAAGAGACGAGTTCATTGAAGGAGCAGTTAAAAATGGAATAGATAGAAAAACTGCCGAAGAAATTTTTGATATGCTTGAAAAATTCGCATCTTATGGTTTCAACAAAAGCCACGCCGTTGCCTATGCCTATCTTGCGTATCAAACAGCATACCTAAAAGCTCACTATCCTGCAGAATTCATGGCTGCGACAATGTCAAGCGAGTTGAACAACACTGACAAAATAGTTCAATTTATTGATGATTGTAGAAGAATGGGAATTAAAGTGTTGCCTCCAGATGTCAACGAAAGCAACCTTGATTTTACAGTTATAGATCAAAAAACGATTAGATTTGGGCTTGGTGCAATTAAAAATGTCGGTGAAAACGCCGTAAATGAGATAATCCGAGTTAGAAACGAAGGTGGAAAATTTAAAAATTTGTTTGACTTCTGCGCAAGAGTTGATCTAAGAGTTGTTAATAAAAGAGCAATTGAAAGCTTAATTCAAGCAGGAGCTTTTGACTCGCTTAATTGTGGCCATAGGGCGCAACTTTTAAAATCTATTGAGATAGCGATGAATTACGGGGAAAAAGTCAAAGTAGGTATGAAAAATGGACAATCCGATTTATTTGGCTTTTTCAGCAGTGAAGCAAATGTAGAGAATTATCCTCCACTTCCAGATGTGAACCCATGGAGTGAAATGGAAAAACTTTCCTATGAAAAAAATGTTTTAGGATTTTATGTCTCAGGGCATCCATTGATGAGATATCTTGATGAAGTTGAAACATTTTCAACAGTAAAACTTGGCAATGTTGACTCTGTCACAGATGGACAGATCGTTCGCGCCTGCGGAGTCATAACGGATATGGAAACCAAACTTGATAAAAACAAGAATCAAATGTTAATTTTTGAGCTTGAAGATTTCACTGGTAAAGCTGAGTGCGTTGCTTTCAGCGAAGTTTATAAAAATTACTCAAGATATCTTTATATTGAAGGTCTCGTTCTAATCGTTGGTGAAGCGAAAAAACAAGGCAATTCTCTAAGGATCACAGTTAAAGAGGTCTATCCACTTGAAGAAGTAAGGGAAAACTTCACTTACAAAATCATCACTTTCGTAGATAAAAATGAACCGCCTGAAAAGGTTGAAAAACTCACGGAACTTATTAAAAATTGCGATGAGGGAAATTGCTTGATAGAAATTGATGTTATGGATGAAGGAACAATAACTCAAAGATTTGAAATACCCCATGCTTTCATCAATCCATCTGCTGATTTAATAAATGGTTTAAGAGAATTGTTCGGGGAAAAAAGTGTTAAACTAATTCCAAAATAA
- a CDS encoding sterol desaturase family protein — MAEYVRAYTRIPDYLYPRKGSAVMFRNKFLEALTKTHPLTPVIIYLPVASYFIFYSLSKLNFHSITVAGLFTSGIFSWTLAEYLLHRFVFHFEPKSNLGFKIQFMIHGVHHQYPNDPKRLVMPPVVSLILAIMFWYFFKFLFGIYAFAFFPGFVVGYIIYDMTHYAIHHFKPPKNKIRYLWKHHLQHHYKAPDKAFGVSSPLWDYIFGTTI; from the coding sequence ATGGCTGAATATGTCAGAGCATACACCAGAATTCCCGATTATCTTTACCCTCGCAAAGGTTCTGCAGTAATGTTCAGGAACAAATTTTTGGAAGCACTGACCAAAACTCATCCGCTAACGCCGGTTATCATATATCTTCCCGTGGCTTCATACTTTATTTTTTACTCGTTAAGTAAATTAAACTTTCACTCCATCACCGTTGCAGGGCTTTTTACGAGCGGGATCTTTTCTTGGACACTTGCCGAATATCTTTTACATAGATTTGTCTTTCACTTTGAGCCCAAGTCAAATCTCGGTTTCAAAATTCAGTTCATGATTCATGGTGTTCACCATCAATATCCAAACGATCCTAAGCGACTTGTCATGCCTCCTGTTGTAAGTTTAATTCTTGCCATTATGTTTTGGTACTTTTTTAAATTTTTGTTTGGAATTTACGCATTTGCCTTCTTCCCTGGTTTTGTTGTAGGCTATATAATTTACGATATGACACATTACGCAATTCATCATTTCAAGCCACCTAAAAATAAAATCCGCTACCTTTGGAAACATCATCTCCAACACCACTACAAAGCGCCTGATAAAGCGTTTGGTGTTTCATCTCCACTTTGGGATTATATTTTCGGAACAACGATCTAA